The proteins below come from a single Cottoperca gobio chromosome 11, fCotGob3.1, whole genome shotgun sequence genomic window:
- the utp23 gene encoding rRNA-processing protein UTP23 homolog, translating into MGLKRQKQAKKTISFYKYNFSVREPFQILIDGTFCQAALKNKIQIKEQMPKYLMGEIQLCTTNCALKELETLGKELYGAKIILQRFQSRRCAHLKDPVPASECLLSMLGETNPHHYFVATQDHTVTAGVKKIPGVPLLYIILNTIVLDKPCQKSLDHVQAVQLGELVSPSQQQSIRSLKEEQGIAQKDGERRGKKRKRKQSHPNPLSCLKKKKKKGGPTPPKKMEQGENKKRIRNKKRKTEGGDNMSTHAITHT; encoded by the exons ATGGGCCTCAAGCGACAGAAACAAGCCAAGAAAACCATTAGTTTCTACAAATACAACTTCAGCGTCAGGGAACCTTTTCAGATCCTCATCGATGGGACTTTTTGTCAGGCTGCTTTGAAGAACAAGATTCAGATCAAAGAGCAAATGCCCAAATACCTGATGGGAGAGATACAGCTGTGTACTACAAA CTGTGCACTGAAAGAACTGGAGACTCTGGGAAAAGAACTGTATGGAGCCAAAATCATCCTGCAGAGGTTTCAGTCGAGGAGATGTGCACATCTTAAGGACCCTGTCCCGGCTTCGGAGTGTCTGCTATCCATGCTGGGGGAGACAAACCCACACCACTACTTTGTTGCTACACAG GACCACACAGTAACGGCAGGCGTGAAGAAGATCCCAGGCGTTCCACTGCTCTACATCATACTCAACACCATCGTGCTGGACAAGCCCTGTCAGAAGTCCCTCGACCACGTCCAGGCCGTCCAGCTGGGAGAGCTGGTCAGCCCGTCCCAGCAGCAGAGCATCCGCAGCCTGAAAGAGGAGCAGGGCATCGCCCAGAAGGACGGAGAGAGGCgggggaagaagagaaagaggaaacagaGCCACCCTAACCCTCTGAGCtgcctgaagaagaagaagaagaaaggtgggCCGACACCGCCGAAGAAGATGGAGCAGGGGGAGAACAAGAAAAGAATTAGAAACAAGAAACGAAAGACGGAGGGAGGAGACAACATGTCCACTCATGCCATTACACATACATAG